From the genome of Myxococcota bacterium:
CTAAGGTTCGCCGGCTCCATATGGATCCGAGGGAATTCATCGAGCGCATGACCCTGCCCGTCTGGCAGGCGTGTGCCGCCGTGCGCTGGCTCGAGGGCCGGGTGCGCAATCGGCCCAAGGCCGACGAGCTCACGCCCGAGAAGGCGGCGCTCACCGACGGCGACTGCGTGTCGCAGGAGATCCTGCTGGTCGCGCTGCGCGCGCACTTTCCCGCGGTCTCGGTGTTCGTCGAGGAGGACACGCCGACCGCGGAGGCATTCGCCGGCAACCGCTCCGTCGAGACCGTCGTGATCGACCCGATCGACGGCACCGCGCGTTATCTGCGCGGCGACGGCCCGTACGCGCTGCTCGTGGGCCTCGAACGCGAGGGGCGGGTCGAGGCGGCGCTGGTCGCGGTGCCGCAATTCGGCGTGCTGGTGCGCGCCACCCGCGGTGGCGGCGCCGAGCTCGCGCGCAACGGCGGTGAGTTCGCGCGCGTGCGCGCCGAGCGCCGCGGCCCGCAGCTCCTGGTCTCGCACGGCTTGCCGCAAGAGGTGCGCGCGCGCGCCAACGCCTCGGGCTGGAAGCCGATCGTCGCCGCCGGCGCCGCGATCGGGATCGCGCCGTTGCTCGACGGCGTGGGCGGCGGCGTGCGCATCGCGGCGGAGTCGCAGGGCCTGTCGCGGCGCGCGTGGATCGCGGGGCTCCTGCTGCAGGAAGCGGGCGGCGCGATCGAGTCACTCGACGGCGCGCTGCCGGCGCGCTTCGAGCCCGGGGTGCGCGGCGCTCTGGTCGCAGCCACGCCGCGCGAGGTCGAGAAGCTGCGCGAGCTCGTGGCCTGATGACCGGCCCGGAAGACTCGCTGCTCGCCCGCGAGATCTTCGCGCAGCCCGAGCTCCTGGCGCAGTTCTGCGCGCAGCAAGGCGAGCGCACGATCGAGCTGGG
Proteins encoded in this window:
- a CDS encoding inositol monophosphatase family protein, giving the protein MDPREFIERMTLPVWQACAAVRWLEGRVRNRPKADELTPEKAALTDGDCVSQEILLVALRAHFPAVSVFVEEDTPTAEAFAGNRSVETVVIDPIDGTARYLRGDGPYALLVGLEREGRVEAALVAVPQFGVLVRATRGGGAELARNGGEFARVRAERRGPQLLVSHGLPQEVRARANASGWKPIVAAGAAIGIAPLLDGVGGGVRIAAESQGLSRRAWIAGLLLQEAGGAIESLDGALPARFEPGVRGALVAATPREVEKLRELVA